A single window of Colletotrichum higginsianum IMI 349063 chromosome 8, whole genome shotgun sequence DNA harbors:
- a CDS encoding 50S ribosomal protein L2, with translation MLQPRKLMSAQRSCASILGSTAFRGLVIRQYASATRKSADKPASEKPTTTASDFSAPGSAPTKSNDSVIMRTYKPRTPGVRHLKRPINDHLWKGRPFLPLTFPKKGHGKGGRNSSGKITVRHRGGGAKRRIRTVDFNRWLPGPHLVDRIEYDPGRSAHIALLTNKSNGRKSYIVAAEGMRAGDVVHSYRSGIPKDLLDSMGGVVDPGILAAKTAWRGNCLPMHMIPIGTVVFNVGSRAKGGAVFCRSAGTYAIVVSKEEETRDDGTKVMTGKYVNVRLQSGEIRRVSKDACATIGVASNPHHQYRQLGKAGRSRWLNIRPTVRGLAMNSVDHPHGGGRGKSKGNRHPTSPWGTPAKGGFKTRRKHNFNKWVVDPRVRNMGRRRDKSSS, from the exons ATGTTGCAACCACGAAAGCTGATGTCGGCCCAGAGGAGCTGCGCAAGCATTCTGGGCTCGACCGCCTTCCGGGGGCTTGTAATTAGACAGTATGCCTCCGCCACGAGAAAATCTGCCGACAAGCCTGCCTCCGAGAAACCGACAACGACAGCCAGCGATTTTTCTGCACCCGGGTCCGCCCCGACCAAAAGCAACGACTCCGTCATCATGCGCACCTACAAGCCACGAACCCCCGGTGTCCGCCATCTCAAGCGACCCATCAATGACCACCTGTGGAAGGGCCGTCCCTTTCTGCCATTGACCTTTCCCAAGAAAGGTCACGGCAAGGGTGGTCGCAACTCTTCTGGAAAGATCACCGTCAGACACCGTGGAGGCGGTGCCAAGAGGAGAATACGAACCGTCGACTTCAACCGCTGGCTGCCCGGCCCCCATCTGGTCGATCGCATTGAGTACGATCCGGGGCGTAGTGCTCACATTGCGCTGCTCACGAATAAGTCAAATGGGCGCAAGAGCTACATTGTTGCGGCTGAGGGTATGCGCGCTGGTGACGTTGTCCACAGCTACCGTTCAGGCATCCCCAAGGACCTGCTCGACAgcatgggcggcgtcgtcgatccCGGTATTTTGGCCGCCAAGACTGCCTGGAGAGGCAACTGCCTGCCCATGCACATGATTCCTATCGGTACCGTGGTTTTCAACGTTGGCTCAAGGGCCAAGGGCGGTGCTGTTTTCTGCCGCAGTGCTGGCACCTACGCGATTGTCGTCTCAAAGGAGGAAGAGACCAGGGATGACGGAACCAAGGTCATGACGGGCAAGTACGTCAATGTCCGTCTCCAAAGTGGTGAAATCCGCAGAGTCAGCAAGGACGCCTGCGCCACCATTGGAGTTGCCAGCAACCCGCACCACCAATACAGACAGCTGGGTAAGGCCGGAAGAAGCAGATGGCTGAACATTCGCCCTACTGTTCGTGGCCTTGCCATGAACTCTG TTGATCACCCTCACGGAGGTGGACGTGGCAAGTCCAAGGGTAACCGTCACCCGACTAGTCCGTGGGGCACACCG GCCAAGGGAGGGTTCAAGACTCGCCGTAAGCATAACTTCAACAAGTGGGTTGTTGACCCCAGAGTACGCAACATGGGCCGGAGGAGAGACAAGAGCAGCTCTTAA
- a CDS encoding Calcium channel subunit cch1 produces MQSSRLQSIASRFSPSTLRTTFRRSSSASSRASSDRGSYATTSSSPVSTINSIVFRQPSMLDLEEERKSFGSELDILEPRPIVYFGSVEERIGSL; encoded by the coding sequence ATGCAGTCATCTCGCTTGCAGTCCATCGCCTCCCGCTTCTCGCCAAGCACACTACGCACCACCTTCCGCCGCTCGTCATCTGCCTCCTCTCGTGCAAGCAGCGACCGGGGCTCATACGCCACCACATCATCGTCTCCCGTTAGCACCATCAACAGTATCGTCTTCCGCCAGCCCTCGATGCTTGACCTCGAAGAGGAACGCAAGAGCTTCGGCAGCGagctcgacatcctcgagcCGCGCCCCATTGTCTACTTTGGCAGCGTTGAAGAGCGCATTGGGTCACTATGA
- a CDS encoding Ion transporter encodes MQNNPPHSYEMSSRQDQHSGSDSERLQADSQAESQRGRHGHPSSTAPQQQTSGNGLGMSTYWEQPYAQSSSSGGPESPIDPSALQFALPPEINQPPPIPRLNSPSLDSLDRPSPYFDEATNPDYYEDRVPLTSRAQPISGSLSANTGDPHRRDSFQTVSDLDNTPSRTRDARSLGYDLEPGGRRPSYGATLSPGGEQRRSRSPSTAGALYRAGSIMRAMSQRVVNISGEGELVDHRTSRSRSPSPTPDHRQQLHNSAQMFTDPSYHSHASHVPEKAPEPDNVFAEPPPPMQPRVPMKNPLKGNSLGIFPPDHPIRTKLCDLLVHPLTEPFILILIILQAILLAVESAPDVFIHPRPATWGVTWIDWAMLVLFVIFTLELIARILVSGFLLNASEYSTIDRQKGVRAAVVDQYRNIFQPQRQRSVKAPRQIHLGPSAFQRSFTIMQGQTLPQTVEEQQRFQLARRAFLRHSFNRLDFLAVVAYWISFALRITGIESEKHLYVFRMIACLRILRLLALTNGTAIILRSLKKAAPLLVRVAFLIAFFWILFAIIGVQSFKASLSRQCVWLDPTDPTNREKSFTNEMQFCGGFLDNETGKSMPWVLLTDENVLDNFKNGRKAGKGFLCPRGSICLQQENPYNSTVSFDNIAQSLEMVFVIISSNTFSDIMYYTTNSDYLPAALFFGAGIMILMLWLVNLLIAVITSSFQVIREESRASAFTATEEPPIPEPIDEPPPKMSALQRICDKTSLIWIAVIAFGLLAQAFRSSRMSNSRGRFIDSVEVAVTLLLDVEIIIRIAAGWRTFHRSKRNIIDLGLAVITTIILIPPIRNSGETYAWLTVFQIVRVYRLVLAVPMTRKLIVMVLGNSNGIANLMLFVFLITFLMAILAAQLFRGEIPKHSDDGDLNEVSFFTIYNSFLGMYQILSSEDWTSMLYNVTSHMNEHDTGWIGAVFLVGWFILSFFILVNMFIAVIQENFDVSEDEKRLEQVKAFLQRKELGKSSSSLTLSNIFTFGKSRRRKDPLDYGPAMMEMLLKDAVVHEFLDDATDLPHDGSNEELSPTRAQTHHVGEVRPGILSSMWGKVKSAFSSKDPNPFYSNLRFDGPNDTLDPRQMARQAVSATSARKKAQRDYLARHPNYNNSLFIFTPNNPIRRFCQRIVGPGRGNERFEGVEPNKIAWYASSAFIYACIVAMVVIACVTTPLYQKQYQAEHPEFSITFWYVWTDLAFAVIFSVEAVIKVIADGFFFTPNAYYRSSWGFIDGIVLITLLINVGTLLANDGAVSRAIGAFKALRALRLLNVSDSARDTFHSLIIVGGWKILSAAFVSISLLIPFAIYGLNLFNGQMISCNDGDDSIVRISDCFGEFNSTPFNDDWPMLAPRVPANDYFSFDDFASSLFILFQIVSQEGWIDVMFAAQAVTGRGLQPKELNRQGNAMFFVVFNLLATVFVLTLFISVFMRNYTEQTGVAFLTAEQRSWLELRKLLRQISPSKSSYNESEKTWKKWCHKRAIEKRGKWYTAVTYVLICHLLLLLLEYHGEPQWWTDSRDGIFLAFTLVYMANIAIRITGLGWARFRRSSWDLYSLVVVTGAFVSTSVLIISRSSDTYVQLHKFFLVAILLLLIPRNDALDQLFKTAAASLTTIGNLLATWLVFFLVFAIALTQAFSLTRFGENEEANINFRSVPNALILLFRMSCGEGWNQVMEDYATIEPPLCVDDPDFFDSDCGSKPWARFLFVAWNILSMYIFVNLFVSLIYESFSYVYQRSSGLAAVDRDEIRRFKEAWRSVDPAGAGFISKEAFPRLLGELSGVFEMRIYDADDSVRQILEDVRNDAATTGARHMSIASASNYSAGVDIQRLNRRLAQIDVVKVRERRRRFNIFFEEVMVSADPDKGISFTSVLMILAHYNIINDSKSLKLEEFLRRRARLQRVEEEVRRRVVLGFFDTLYWTRKFKKHIDMRKSARMTAIPQLDIPHILVDDDELRLKSSPVAGTGQTRSALLTVDDANKSSHNSWSGPGPTDLPSDDYQHPLSLARSGPTTPGHQSTHSAFSFELQEGGQNSAQSSRRGSAVSPVQSPVSPAQVNNMLDDSIWLESIRRTATVRKSVRKSDWGR; translated from the exons atgcAGAACAATCCACCACACTCTTACGAGATGAGTTCACGGCAGGATCAGCATTCGGGCTCCGACAGCGAGCGTCTGCAGGCAGACTCTCAAGCCGAATCCCAGCGtggccgtcacggccaccCCTCCTCGACAGCACCGCAGCAGCAAACATCTGGCAATGGACTTGGCATGTCAACATACTGGGAGCAACCCTATGCGCAGTCCAGCAGCTCTGGCGGTCCCGAATCACCAATTGACCCTTCGGCACTGCAGTTCGCCCTCCCGCCGGAAATCAACCAACCTCCGCCGATACCGCGCCTGAACTCACCGTCTCTCGACTCTCTCGACCGGCCATCGCCTTACTTTGACGAGGCAACCAACCCCGACTACTACGAGGATAGGGTGCCGCTCACCTCTAGAGCACAGCCTATTTCTGGGTCTCTTAGCGCAAACACGGGGGACCCTCATCGTAGAGACAGCTTCCAGACAGTATCCGACCTCGATAACACCCCCTCAAGAACGCGAGACGCCAGATCGCTCGGCTATGATTTGGAACCAGGCGGTCGGCGCCCGAGTTACGGGGCGACACTCAGTCCCGGAGGGGAGCAAAGACGCTCTCGCTCGCCCTCTACTGCCGGCGCACTCTACAGAGCAGGCTCTATCATGCGAGCCATGTCTCAGCGTGTCGTCAATATCAGTGGTGAGGGTGAGCTTGTAGATCACAGGACGTCAAGGAGCCGCTCCCCATCACCGACACCGGATCATCGCCAGCAGCTACACAATTCTGCTCAAATGTTCACTGACCCTTCGTACCACTCCCATGCCTCCCACGTACCCGAGAAGGCTCCCGAGCCGGATAACGTCTTTGCCGAACCCCCTCCACCTATGCAACCACGCGTGCCAATGAAGAATCCGCTGAAGGGAAATTCATTAGGCATCTTCCCTCCTGACCACCCGATTCGAACCAAGCTTTGCGACCTTTTGGTGCACCCGCTCACCGAGCCCTTCATTCTCATACTCATCATTCTACAAGCCATTCTCCTGGCGGTAGAATCGGCTCCAGATGTCTTCATTCATCCGCGGCCCGCCACGTGGGGGGTCACATGGATCGACTGGGCAATGCTAGTTCTATTCGTCATCTTCACCCTCGAGTTGATCGCCCGTATCCTGGTCTCGGGCTTCCTTTTAAATGCCTCTGAATACAGCACCATTGATCGCCAAAAGGGCGTGCGAGCCGCGGTCGTCGATCAGTATAGGAACATCTTCCAACCTCAGCGACAAAGGTCCGTCAAGGCTCCGCGACAGATCCACCTTGGTCCATCTGCCTTCCAGCGATCATTCACCATCATGCAAGGTCAAACACTGCCCCAgaccgtcgaggagcagcagaGGTTCCAACTTGCCCGCAGAGCGTTTTTGCGCCACTCTTTCAATCGACTGGATTTTCTTGCCGTTGTTGCCTACTGGATCTCTTTTGCCCTAAGAATCACCGGAATCGAGAGCGAGAAACATCTGTATGTCTTCCGAATGATTGCCTGCTTGCGCATTTTGAGATTGCTTGCCTTGACCAACGGCACGGCT ATTATCCTTAGAAGTCTCAAAAAAGCAGCGCCGCTCCTCGTTCGGGTGGCTTTTCTCATTGCCTTCTTCTGGATTTTGTTTGCCATCATAGGAGTACAAAGCTTCAAAGCCAGTTTAAGTCGGCAGTGTGTTTGGCTTGACCCGACAGATCCGACCAACAGGGAGAAGTCCTTCACAAACGAGATGCAATTCTGCGGGGGCTTCCTCGATAATGAGACAGGGAAAAGTATGCCTTGGGTTCTCCTCACAGACGAGAATGTCCTGGACAATTTCAAAAATGGGAGAAAAGCTGGCAAAGGTTTTCTCTGCCCTCGTGGCTCGATATGCCTCCAACAAGAGAACCCGTACAACAGCACTGTTAGCTTCGACAATATCGCCCAATCGTTGGAGATGGTCTTTGTGATTATCAGCTCCAACACGTTCAGCGACATCATGTACTATACGACCAACTCCGACTATCTtcccgccgccctcttctttGGCGCGGGTATTATGATTCTAATGTTGTGGCTCGTCAACCTTCTCATTGCTGTTATTACATCCTCATTCCAGGTTATTCGAGAAGAGAGCAGGGCGAGTGCCTTTACAGCGACCGAGGAGCCGCCTATTCCCGAACCTATAGACGAGCCACCGCCAAAGATGTCTGCTTTGCAGCGGATATGCGACAAGACCTCGCTGATTTGGATCGCCGTCATTGCTTTCGGCTTGTTGGCTCAAGCTTTCAGGAGTTCCAGAATGTCGAACAGTCGCGGACGGTTTATTGACTCTGTCGAAGTTGCTGTCACATTGCTACTGGATGTCGAGATAATCATCCGCATTGCTGCTGGTTGGCGCACTTTTCACAGGAGCAAACGTAACATCATCGATCTTGGTCTTGCGGTCATCACAACCATTATTCTCATACCACCAATTCGCAACTCCGGAGAGACCTACGCCTGGCTGACGGTCTTCCAGATCGTGCGAGTCTACCGACTTGTCTTGGCTGTCCCGATGACCCGGAAACTGATCGTCATGGTCCTTGGAAATTCCAACGGTATCGCCAACTTGATGCTTTTCGTCTTTCTCATCACGTTCCTCATGGCCATCCTTGCGGCGCAGCTTTTTAGGGGCGAGATACCGAAGcacagcgacgacggcgacctcaACGAAGTGTCCTTCTTCACTATTTACAATTCTTTCCTTGGCATGTATCAGATCTTGTCGAGCGAGGACTGGACCTCGATGCTCTACAACGTCACTTCTCATATGAATGAGCACGATACAGGCTGGATCGGTGCTGTTTTCCTGGTGGGCTGGTTcatcctctccttcttcatcctcgtcaacatGTTCATTGCTGTCATCCAAGAGAACTTCGACGTATCGGAAGATGAGAAGCGTCTCGAGCAGGTTAAGGCTTTTCTCCAGAGGAAAGAGCTGGGTAAATCATCCAGCAGTCTTACTCTGTCAAACATATTTACATTTGGCAAATCGAGGCGGAGAAAAGACCCTTTGGATTATGGACCCGCCATGATGGAAATGCTTCTAAAGGACGCTGTGGTACacgagttcctcgacgacgccacaGATTTGCCGCATGACGGCTCCAACGAGGAGCTTTCGCCTACAAGAGCTCAAACACACCATGTCGGCGAAGTCAGGCCCGGTATCTTGTCATCCATGTGGGGAAAGGTCAAGTCGGCATTCAGTAGCAAGGACCCGAATCCATTCTATTCGAACCTACGCTTCGACGGTCCAAATGATACTCTCGACCCGCGGCAAATGGCGCGGCAAGCCGTGTCGGCCACATCTGCGCGCAAGAAGGCCCAGCGCGATTATCTTGCTAGGCACCCCAATTACAACAACTCCCTGTTCATTTTCACACCCAACAACCCAATCCGGCGGTTCTGCCAAAGAATTGTAGGACCCGGTAGAGGAAATGAGCGGTTCGAGGGCGTGGAGCCGAATAAGATTGCCTGGTACGCCTCTTCCGCATTCATTTATGCGTGCATCGTCGCCATGGTAGTCATTGCATGTGTCACAACACCTCTCTACCAAAAGCAATACCAGGCGGAGCACCCCGAGTTCAGCATCACGTTTTGGTATGTCTGGACAGACCTGGCCTTCGCGGTAATCTTCTCAGTTGAAGCTGTTATCAAGGTCATTGCCGatggcttcttcttcacgcCGAACGCCTACTACCGCAGCTCGTGGGGTTTCATCGATGGCATCGTTCTCATCACCTTGCTGATCAATGTCGGTACTCTTCTCGCCAATGATGGTGCGGTTTCTAGAGCCATCGGTGCCTTTAAGGCGCTTCGTGCTTTGCGTCTGCTCAATGTTAGTGACAGCGCCAGGGACACGTTCCACTCGCTCATCATCGTGGGCGGCTGGAAAATTCTCAGC GCTGCTTTTGTTTCTATATCGCTGCTAATTCCTTTCGCCATCTATGGACTCAACCTCTTCAACGGCCAAATGATATCCTGcaatgacggcgatgacTCAATTGTACGCATTTCTGACTGCTTTGGCGAGTTCAATAGCACACCTTTCAACGACGACTGGCCAATGTTGGCGCCTCGCGTCCCAGCCAACGACTATTTCAGTTTTGATGACTTTGCGTCGTCACTCTTCATTCTCTTCCAGATTGTCAGTCAGGAGGGATGGATCGATGTCATGTTTGCTGCGCAGGCAGTGACAGGCCGCGGGCTTCAGCCTAAGGAACTCAATCGCCAGGGCAACGCCATGTTCTTTGTTGTATTCAACCTGTTGGCTACTGTCTTTGTCCTCACACTGTTCATCTCAGTCTTCATGCGCAACTACACAGAGCAGACTGGTGTCGCCTTCCTGACCGCGGAGCAAAGATCTTGGCTTGAACTGCGGAAGCTGCTGCGACAAATCTCCCCATCCAAAAGCTCTTACAATGAGTCGGAAAAGACTTGGAAGAAGTGGTGTCACAAGCGTGCTATCGAAAAAAGGGGTAAATGGTATACAGCCGTCACCTATGTCTTGATCTGCCATCTGCTATTGCTTCTCCTCGAATACCACGGCGAACCACAATGGTGGACAGACTCCCGGGACGGAATATTCTTAGCATTTACCCTCGTCTACATGGCCAACATTGCTATCCGCATCACTGGTCTTGGCTGGGCACGTTTCCGGAGAAGCTCTTGGGACCTGTATTCTCTGGTGGTCGTCACAGGCGCATTCGTCTCTACCTCTGttctcatcatcagcagAAGCAGCGACACCTACGTGCAGCTTCACAAATTTTTCCTTGTCGCCATCCTTTTGCTTCTCATTCCCCGGAACGACGCCTTGGATCAGCTGTTCAAGACAGCCGCGGCTAGTCTGACGACCATTGGCAACCTGCTCGCCACCTGGCTCGTGTTTTTTCTCGTCTTTGCCATCGCCCTGACGCAAGCCTTCAGTCTGACACGGTTCGGCGAAAATGAGGAAGCCAATATTAACTTCCGCAGTGTGCCCAACGCACTGATTCTTCTGTTCCGAATGAGTTGCGGCGAAGGCTGGAACCAGGTTATGGAAGACTACGCCACCATTGAACCGCCGCTGTGCGTTGACGATCCTGACTTCTTCGACAGCGATTGCGGCAGCAAGCCCTGGGCACGGTTCCTGTTCGTGGCGTGGAACATTTTGAGCATGTACATCTTCGTCAATCTCTTCGTTTCTCTGATCTATGAGAGTTTTAGTTACGTCTATCAACGGTCTAGTGGGCTAGCAGCTGTAGACCGGGACGAGATTCGACGCTTCAAGGAGGCCTGGCGAAGCGTTGATCCTGCCGGAGCCGGGTTTATCAGCAAGGAAGCTTTCCCGAGACTTCTGGGAGAGCTTTCCGGTGTGTTTGAGATGCGCATCTATGATGCCGATGACTCGGTAAGGCAGATTCTGGAGGATGTTCGGAATGATGCAGCGACGACGGGAGCACGCCACATGTCTATTGCTTCTGCGAGCAACTACAGTGCCGGTGTTGACATTCAACGACTTAACCGACGACTGGCTCAGATTGATGTTGTCAAAGTCCGCGAACGCCGTCGTCGCTTCAACATATTTTTCGAGGAAGTCATGGTTTCAGCAGATCCTGACAAGGGAATCTCCTTCACTTCGGTTCTCATGATTCTAGCACACTATAACATCATCAATGACAGCAAGAGCTTGAA GTTAGAGGAGTTCTTGCGAAGACGGGCCAGGCTTCAGAGAGTGGAAGAGGAAGTTCGCCGCCGAGTCGTTCTTGGCTTTTTTGATACCTT GTATTGGACGCGCAAGTTCAAGAAGCACATTGACATGAGGAAGTCGGCCAGAATGACGGCCATTCCTCAACTTGACATTCCTCACATCCTCGTAGACGATGATGAGCTTCGACTCAAGTCGTCGCCAGTTGCAGGAACAGGGCAGACGCGGTCGGCATTGCTGACGGTGGACGATGCCAACAAATCATCACACAACAGTTGGTCTGGACCAGGACCGACGGACCTACCGTCCGACGACTACCAACACCCGCTCAGTCTGGCGAGGTCCGGTCCAACAACACCGGGTCATCAATCAACACATTCCGCCTTCAGCTTTGAGTTGCAAGAGGGCGGGCAGAACTCGGCCCAAAGCAGCCGACGGGGCAGTGCCGTCAGCCCGGTGCAAAGTCCCGTCAGCCCTGCACAAGTCAATAACATGCTGGATGACTCCATCTGGCTTGAGAGCATTCGGAGAACTGCAACAGTCCGAAAATCCGTCCGAAAATCCGATTGGGGTAGATAA
- a CDS encoding PHD-finger domain-containing protein — MFHPKSRQCSIAYEINGNSPTCVSGSISSARSSKLMTVWTQKCFQDIEAECLKPNAPVLQDIGLALLKFISSHRGLTHEMFDEYTRRQYLARAPEKNPFGTEETAAKFADLHVLTKIRVLQQMTQWVMIRPERVRDKMEEQKDVDQASWRIEPIGWDRDDRTYFVLDDNRVYRMTEPPTKPATPKKRSKSAKYGSRSNKRRRISAASGADEADQAVTEPADPAASVAPEEDGLGGMEWECLAVSLEDVQNLIASFHKTKDDNERVLRNQLQEHLLPILEKQEESRKRKEQQRERELLNLAKMANAKRSSRIANKAEQQRQEEQAQEEAKLMQTQRAVAKKEEQQRVRLEKERDSRLMSREKRLKEREVRRLQHERELSQLSEDNRSGSSRISERRLQAEIEKNKRALEELEVEEDDWIFDCICGVYGQVDDGTHSVACENCNVWQHSKCLGISETEAEKPEFHLICQSCKRRDAEAAAKPKTTIKLKVQRPADTSSSPSNQQPQKENITHPSAPRQVVEAPTPIVEATAGPAPATDMSRVVQVKAEADSPMEHCGSSLLRTANGTPAADIPPASSSVSLDQANQAQPTKEASPTPTTPKKGGKGDHRKFHHLSNDSEALPGGGDKLPASPIRVERTPGPIDATSPRHGNSSLIATPIISREHGIPGSAHSSFTLPAPEGGLSPTKHSPPMPRPQPPSVKTPALPSVLPPIATLSPSPRQQILTPPIKPIEPVRRPQPSKASSGSV, encoded by the exons ATGTTCCATCCGAAGAGCCGTCAATGCTCCATCGCATACGAAATCAATGGCAATTCGCCAACTTGTGTCAGTGGATCTATCTCTTCGGCAAGGTCGTCAAAATTGATGACAGTCTGGACACAGAA ATGCTTTCAGGATATCGAGGCCGAATGCCTGAAGCCGAATGCCCCGGTCCTCCAAGACATAGGACTTGCTTTGCTAAAATTCATCTCGTCGCATCGCGGTTTGAC GCACGAAATGTTCGATGAGTACACGCGGCGACAATATCTGGCGAGGGCTCCCGAGAAGAACCCATTCGGAACAGAGGAGACTGCAGCCAAGTTTGCAGATCTACATGTTTTAACCAAG ATACGAGTTCTTCAGCAAATGACACAATGGGTCATGATCCGCCCCGAGCGCGTCAGAGACAAGATGGAAGAGCAGAAGGACGTCGACCAAGCTAGCTGG AGGATAGAGCCCATCGGTTGGGACAGAGATGACCGTACCTACTTCGTTCTCGACGACAATAGAGTCTACCGCATGACCGAACCACCCACAAAGCCGGCGACACCCAAGAAGAGATCAAAGAGTGCCAAGTACGGTTCCCGTTCGAACAAGAGACGGCGTATCTCTGCAGCAAGTGGCGCAGATGAAGCAGACCAAGCTGTGACAGAACCAGCCGATCCAGCCGCTTCTGTTGCACCCGAGGAGGATGGTCTTGGCGGCATGGAGTGGGAATGTCTCGCCGTTAGCTTGGAAGATGTACAGAACTTAATCGCCTCATTCCACAAGACCAAGGACGATAACGAGAGGGTTCTTCGGAACCAGCTTCAGGAACACTTGCTTCCGATTCTGGAGAAGCAAGAGGAGTCGAGGAAACGCAAGGAGCAACAGCGGGAAAGGGAGCTCCTGAATCTGGCCAAGATGGCAAATGCGAAGCGATCCAGCCGTATTGCGAACAAGGCGGAGCAACAGAGGCAAGAAGAACAGGCTCAAGAAGAGGCGAAGCTCATGCAAACTCAACGGGCAGTTGCAAAAaaggaggagcagcaacGAGTCAGGCTCGAGAAGGAACGGGACTCAAGACTGATGTCCCGAGAGAAAAGACTCAAAGAGCGGGAAGTCCGTCGTTTACAACACGAACGCGAGCTTTCCCAACTTTCGGAAGACAACCGCAGTGGTTCAAGTCGTATATCAGAGCGAAGACTGCAAGCGGAGATCGAAAAGAATAAGCGTGCACTCGAGGAGCTTGAAGTGGAAGAGGACGACTGGATATTTGACTGCATTTGTGGGGTCTACGGTCAAGTTGACGATGGTACACATAGTGTGGCTTGCGAGAACTGCAACGTCTGGCAACACAGCAAGTGTCTTGGCATCAGCGAGACTGAAGCTGAGAAGCCAGAGTTTCATCTCATCTGCCAATCTTGCAAACGGCGTGATGCCGAGGCAGCGGCAAAGCCCAAGACGACCATCAAGCTCAAGGTTCAACGTCCAGCGGATACCTCATCGTCCCCTTCGAATCAACAGCCCCAAAAGGAAAATATCACCCACCCGTCAGCACCAAGGCAGGTAGTGGAGGCTCCAACTCCGATTGTGGAAGCAACGGCAGGGCCAGCGCCCGCAACTGATATGTCAAGAGTTGTCCAAGTTAAGGCAGAGGCGGACTCGCCGATGGAACATTGTGGCTCAAGTCTCCTGAGAACAGCGAACGGGACTCCAGCTGCAGATATTCCTCCGGCCAGCTCCTCTGTGTCCCTGGACCAAGCCAATCAAGCACAACCAACCAAGGAGGCCAGCCCTACACCAACAACCCCAAAGAAGGGGGGCAAGGGAGACCATCGCAAGTTCCACCATCTTTCTAATGACAGCGAAGCACTCCCTGGCGGTGGCGACAAGTTGCCAGCAAGCCCAATACGTGTGGAAAGGACGCCTGGTCCCATAGACGCCACATCACCCAGGCATGGAAACTCGAGCCTGATAGCCACGCCCATCATCAGTCGAGAGCATGGCATTCCCGGATCAGCACATTCGTCTTTCACGCTGCCCGCTCCAGAGGGTGGACTGTCCCCAACCAAGCACTCCCCCCCCATGCCACGTCCCCAGCCACCCAGCGTCAAAACTCCTGCGCTTCCGTCTGTACTGCCACCTATAGCAACACTCTCGCCGTCCCCTCGACAACAGATTCTGACACCGCCGATCAAGCCGATTGAGCCGGTTCGAAGGCCGCAGCCGTCAAAGGCAAGCTCTGGGTCCGTTTGA